Genomic segment of Triticum dicoccoides isolate Atlit2015 ecotype Zavitan unplaced genomic scaffold, WEW_v2.0 scaffold95279, whole genome shotgun sequence:
CTTtgctcattaaatacttgccacataagcaaaattgtcatgggatgtgttaagttactatctaagttactcccactatggctagccttataGATTAGCGTTAAATCTCATACCTTTTTTTTATCCATATCCATAGAAGAATAAACGCCGTGGTGACTTGCAGCTTAACATGTTGCTCTTGGAGACACTGAGGCTCTATGGCCCCATAGCTTTCCTCCAGAGGAAGACTGCCTCAGACACTATCCTAACGCACGTGAAGGTGCCGAAAGGAACGATGATAACAATACCATTAGTTTTGTTGCACCGGGACAAGGAGATTTGGGGACCCGACGCCGACGAGTTTAATCCGATGAGGTTCCAGAATGGCTTATCGAGAGCCGCCAAGCATTCACACGCGCTGCTGGCCTTCTCATTCGGGCCGAGGGTTTGTGCCGGGCAAAACTTCGCCATGGTTGAGGTGCAGATTGTGATAGCGACCATCATCAAGAGTTTCTCCTTCACCCTGTCCCCCACTTACGTGCACAAGCCCAGCAATTTCATCACGCTGATGCCCAAGTACGGGCTCCCTCTCATTGTGAGGAATCTGCAGCTGACTGCATGATCTTGGGACATATAGGAGCTCTACGTACTATGATGCGTCATGTAATAAGCCATATCATAGTAAATAATATACCCGGCCAGTTTGGCATGTACTTGCGACGTATGGTTATGTCACCATTGTTGTTCCTCCCGCTACATCTATAAACTTGTATGATGTAATATGTATGCAACTAGCAGTGTGAACCCGTGTGTTTGCATGGCTGAATTTAGTATCTTGTTGTGTTCATGTTTTCTCCATTTTATTATATTATTGGTCTATTTGACACACGTTTAAACTTTTAAATACACCATGGAGAAACTATTTAGTTATTTTGTAGTCAGATATTTggcgcat
This window contains:
- the LOC119348513 gene encoding cytochrome P450 709B3-like; amino-acid sequence: KNKRRGDLQLNMLLLETLRLYGPIAFLQRKTASDTILTHVKVPKGTMITIPLVLLHRDKEIWGPDADEFNPMRFQNGLSRAAKHSHALLAFSFGPRVCAGQNFAMVEVQIVIATIIKSFSFTLSPTYVHKPSNFITLMPKYGLPLIVRNLQLTA